The genomic region TTTCATAACCTTATTAAAATCGGCGCCACTATCGATAAGCTCTCGCACTCTCGGTGTGCCAGTGAGTAAATCAATCGCCGGGACATCAGGACGAAATTCATAAGGTTCACGCCGCCACCCAAAAAAATTTGGCCATAGCTGCTTAATACACCAAATTATCGCAAGCCCGGTACGATATGGTAAAAATGATTGGCGATCAGTTACGTGCAATTGCACCCCACCACAAGCTTGGTTTATGTGTTTATGAAAAGTTGGGCGAAAAACACAAGGGCGAAAAACCACACCATCAAGTTCTAATTTATTTAAAGCTTCCACTAAAACACGGCCATTAATAAACGGCGCGCCCACTAATTCAAAGGGTCTAGTAGTACCACGACCTTCAGAAATATTTGTCCCCTCAATTAAACACATGCCAGGATAAACAATCGCAGTATCAAGAGTCGGCATATTAGGAGAAGGCATGACCCAAGGCAGTTGAGTATCATCAAAATATTGTGACCGCCGCCAACCTTCACAGGCTATAATAGTCAACTCGCAATTAAGTCCATAACTCTTTTGATATAAACGAGCTAGCTCGCCCATAGTTAAACCATGACGTTGCGGTATAGAATATAACCCACAAAAATTCTCTAGACCTGGTTCAATACCACCTCCTTCGATTTGCATACCACCAATTGGATTTGGCCGATCTAATACTACTACGCGAACATCAGCTTTTGCTGCAGCCTGCATACAAAAAGCCATGGTTGCAGCATAAGTATAATAGCGGCTTCCAATATCTTGAATATCTA from Deltaproteobacteria bacterium harbors:
- a CDS encoding DUF1343 domain-containing protein yields the protein MITGLDRLLTNPERYLGQGRIGLCANPATIDISFNHALDLMHADKRINLTLLFGPEHGLRGDAQDMVSVADSYDAITGIPEVSLYGASESSLTPSAEQLARIDTLVIDIQDIGSRYYTYAATMAFCMQAAAKADVRVVVLDRPNPIGGMQIEGGGIEPGLENFCGLYSIPQRHGLTMGELARLYQKSYGLNCELTIIACEGWRRSQYFDDTQLPWVMPSPNMPTLDTAIVYPGMCLIEGTNISEGRGTTRPFELVGAPFINGRVLVEALNKLELDGVVFRPCVFRPTFHKHINQACGGVQLHVTDRQSFLPYRTGLAIIWCIKQLWPNFFGWRREPYEFRPDVPAIDLLTGTPRVRELIDSGADFNKVMKAAIFGGEQYDAQREQVFLYE